Proteins co-encoded in one Brassica rapa cultivar Chiifu-401-42 chromosome A02, CAAS_Brap_v3.01, whole genome shotgun sequence genomic window:
- the LOC103854565 gene encoding 3-ketoacyl-CoA thiolase 5, peroxisomal isoform X1 produces MEKATERQKILLRHLYPLSSSPPPYKPTLLSAVNCAAELSPMASFGDDVVIVAAYRTAICKAKRGGFKDTLPDDLLASVLKAVVERTSLDPSEVGDIVVGTVIAPGSQRAMECRVAAYFAGFPDTVPIRTVNRQCSSGLQAVADVAASIRAGYYDIGIGAGVESMSTDHIPGGGFNTTNPRAQEFPGARDCLLPMGITSENVAERYGVTREEQDMAAVESHKRAAAANASGKLKDEIVPVATKIVDPVTKAEKPIVVSVDDGVRPNSNMADLAKLKTVFKPNGSTTAGNASQISDGAGAVLLMKRSLAMKKGLPILGVFRSFAVTGVDPAVMGIGPAYAIPAAANLAGLKVSDIDLFEINEAFASQYVYCCKKLELDVEKVNVNGGAIAIGHPLGATGARCVATLLHEMKRRGKDCRFGVISMCIGTGMGAAAVFERGDSVDDLSNARVVANGSGH; encoded by the exons ATGGAGAAAGCCACTGAAAGGCAGAAGATTTTACTTCGTCATCTCTATccactttcttcttctcctcctccttatAAACCTACTCTTCTCTCC GCTGTGAACTGTGCTGCTGAGCTTTCCCCAATGGCTTCTTTTGGAGACGACGTTGTGATCGTTGC GGCGTACCGCACTGCCATTTGTAAAGCTAAGCGTGGAGGGTTCAAAGATACTCTCCCAGATGATCTTCTCGCTTCTGTTCTCAAG GCTGTGGTGGAAAGGACGTCTTTGGATCCAAGTGAAGTTGGGGATATCGTTGTTGGTACTGTTATAGCTCCTGGCTCTCAGAGAGCCATGGAGTGTAGAGTAGCAGCTTACTTTGCTGGCTTTCCTG ACACTGTGCCGATTAGAACTGTCAACAGACAATGCTCATCAGGACTACAAGCAGTTGCTGATGTTGCTGCTTCCATCAGAGCTGGATATTACGACATTG GTATTGGTGCTGGAGTTGAGTCAATGTCGACTGATCATATTCCTGGAGGCGGATTTAACACCACAAACCCGAGG GCACAAGAGTTTCCCGGAGCTCGTGACTGCTTGCTTCCAATGGGAATCACTTCTGAAAACGTTGCAGAAAGATATGGTGTCACAAGAGAAGAGCAAGACATGGCTGCG GTGGAGTCTCACAAGCGTGCAGCAGCTGCAAACGCCTCTGGTAAACTCAAGGATGAGATAGTTCCTGTTGCCACCAAG ATTGTTGACCCGGTGACAAAAGCAGAGAAGCCAATTGTTGTTTCTGTTGATGATGGTGTACGTCCAAACTCAAACATGGCTGATCTGGCAAAGCTGAAGACAGTCTTTAAACCTAATGGTTCAACCACAGCAG GTAATGCTAGTCAGATTAGTGATGGTGCTGGAGCTGTACTGCTAATGAAGAGGAGCTTGGCGATGAAGAAGGGACTTCCCATTCTTGGAGTATTCAG GAGCTTTGCTGTTACTGGTGTGGATCCGGCTGTAATGGGTATCGGTCCAGCTTACGCCATTCCCGCTGCAGCCAACCTTGCAGGACTCAAAGTTAGCGATATCGATCTATTTGAGATCAATGAGGCATTTGCATCTCAGTATGTGTACTGTTGCAAGAAGCTGGAGCTGGATGTGGAAAAGGTCAATGTTAATGGAGGAGCCATTGCTATTGGCCATCCTCTTGGTGCTACAG GAGCTCGATGTGTTGCGACATTGTTGCATGAGATGAAACGGAGAGGGAAAGACTGCCGCTTTGGAGTGATTTCAATGTGCATAGGCACTGGTATGGGAGCTGCAGCTGTGTTTGAGAGAGGAGACTCTGTTGATGACCTGTCCAATGCCCGTGTGGTGGCTAATGGGAGCGGTCATTAG
- the LOC103854567 gene encoding probable pectate lyase 20: protein MATTQVLVLFASALLLTMLFAGVDSTRSNETWHEHAVENPDEVAAMVDMSIRNSTMRRRLGYFSCSTGNPIDDCWRCDRKWQLRRKHLAVCAIGFGRNAIGGRDGRYYVVSDPNDDNPVNPKPGTLRHAVIQVEPLWIVFKRDMVITLKQELIMNSFKTIDGRGVNVHIANGACITIQYVTNIIIHGIHIHDCKPTGNAMVRSSPSHYGWRTMADGDGISIFGSSHIWIDHNSLSSCADGLIDAVMASTAITISNNYFTHHNEVMLLGHSDTYTRDKVMQVTIAYNHFGRGLIQRMPRCRHGYFHVVNNDYTHWEMYAIGGSASPTINSQGNRYLAPRNRFAKEVTKRDYAGHWQWKHWNWRSEGDLFLNGAFFTRSGSGRGASYARASSLAAKSSSLVGVITSNAGALNCRGGRRC from the exons ATGGCTACCACGCAAGTACTTGTCCTCTTTGCTTCAGCATTACTCCTAACAATGCTCTTTGCTGGCGTCGATTCCACCAG GTCCAATGAAACATGGCATGAACATGCAGTTGAGAATCCAGACGAAGTAGCTGCCATGGTGGACAT GAGCATTCGGAACAGTACCATGCGGAGAAGGTTAGGTTACTTCTCTTGCTCCACCGGTAACCCCATCGACGATTGCTGGCGTTGTGACCGGAAATGGCAACTCCGGCGAAAACACCTCGCCGTCTGCGCAATCGGCTTCGGACGCAACGCAATAGGAGGCAGAGACGGACGTTACTACGTAGTAAGCGACCCTAACGACGATAACCCGGTTAACCCTAAACCGGGTACACTCCGTCACGCCGTGATCCAAGTCGAGCCTCTTTGGATCGTCTTCAAACGCGACATGGTCATAACACTGAAGCAAGAACTCATCATGAACAGCTTCAAGACGATAGATGGTCGTGGCGTCAACGTCCACATAGCTAACGGTGCATGCATCACGATACAGTACGTGACGAACATTATCATACATGGGATTCATATTCATGACTGCAAACCTACTGGTAACGCTATGGTGAGAAGCTCTCCGTCGCATTATGGGTGGAGGACGATGGCTGATGGTGATGGGATCTCGATCTTTGGGTCGAGTCATATTTGGATTGATCACAACTCGCTCTCTAGTTGCGCTGATGGGCTTATTGATGCTGTTATGGCTTCCACTGCCATTACTATCTCTAACAATTACTTTACGCACCATAACGAGGTTATGTTGTTGGGGCATAGTGATACTTACACAAGGGACAAGGTGATGCAGGTTACTATTGCTTATAACCATTTTGGTAGAGGTCTTATCCAGAGGATGCCAAG gTGTAGGCATGGATACTTCCATGTAGTAAACAATGACTACACACATTGGGAAATGTATGCAATTGGTGGCAGTGCAAGTCCCACCATCAATAGTCAAGGAAACAGATATCTTGCCCCTAGAAACCGCTTTGCTAAAGAG GTGACAAAGAGAGACTATGCAGGACACTGGCAATGGAAGCATTGGAACTGGAGATCAGAAGGAGATCTTTTCCTAAACGGTGCTTTCTTCACACGTTCTGGTTCAGGACGTGGAGCTAGCTACGCTAGAGCTTCAAGTTTGGCAGCCAAATCGTCATCCCTTGTTGGCGTCATTACCTCTAATGCTGGCGCTCTTAATTGCAGAGGTGGTCGCCGGTGTTAA
- the LOC103854565 gene encoding 3-ketoacyl-CoA thiolase 5, peroxisomal isoform X2, producing the protein MASFGDDVVIVAAYRTAICKAKRGGFKDTLPDDLLASVLKAVVERTSLDPSEVGDIVVGTVIAPGSQRAMECRVAAYFAGFPDTVPIRTVNRQCSSGLQAVADVAASIRAGYYDIGIGAGVESMSTDHIPGGGFNTTNPRAQEFPGARDCLLPMGITSENVAERYGVTREEQDMAAVESHKRAAAANASGKLKDEIVPVATKIVDPVTKAEKPIVVSVDDGVRPNSNMADLAKLKTVFKPNGSTTAGNASQISDGAGAVLLMKRSLAMKKGLPILGVFRSFAVTGVDPAVMGIGPAYAIPAAANLAGLKVSDIDLFEINEAFASQYVYCCKKLELDVEKVNVNGGAIAIGHPLGATGARCVATLLHEMKRRGKDCRFGVISMCIGTGMGAAAVFERGDSVDDLSNARVVANGSGH; encoded by the exons ATGGCTTCTTTTGGAGACGACGTTGTGATCGTTGC GGCGTACCGCACTGCCATTTGTAAAGCTAAGCGTGGAGGGTTCAAAGATACTCTCCCAGATGATCTTCTCGCTTCTGTTCTCAAG GCTGTGGTGGAAAGGACGTCTTTGGATCCAAGTGAAGTTGGGGATATCGTTGTTGGTACTGTTATAGCTCCTGGCTCTCAGAGAGCCATGGAGTGTAGAGTAGCAGCTTACTTTGCTGGCTTTCCTG ACACTGTGCCGATTAGAACTGTCAACAGACAATGCTCATCAGGACTACAAGCAGTTGCTGATGTTGCTGCTTCCATCAGAGCTGGATATTACGACATTG GTATTGGTGCTGGAGTTGAGTCAATGTCGACTGATCATATTCCTGGAGGCGGATTTAACACCACAAACCCGAGG GCACAAGAGTTTCCCGGAGCTCGTGACTGCTTGCTTCCAATGGGAATCACTTCTGAAAACGTTGCAGAAAGATATGGTGTCACAAGAGAAGAGCAAGACATGGCTGCG GTGGAGTCTCACAAGCGTGCAGCAGCTGCAAACGCCTCTGGTAAACTCAAGGATGAGATAGTTCCTGTTGCCACCAAG ATTGTTGACCCGGTGACAAAAGCAGAGAAGCCAATTGTTGTTTCTGTTGATGATGGTGTACGTCCAAACTCAAACATGGCTGATCTGGCAAAGCTGAAGACAGTCTTTAAACCTAATGGTTCAACCACAGCAG GTAATGCTAGTCAGATTAGTGATGGTGCTGGAGCTGTACTGCTAATGAAGAGGAGCTTGGCGATGAAGAAGGGACTTCCCATTCTTGGAGTATTCAG GAGCTTTGCTGTTACTGGTGTGGATCCGGCTGTAATGGGTATCGGTCCAGCTTACGCCATTCCCGCTGCAGCCAACCTTGCAGGACTCAAAGTTAGCGATATCGATCTATTTGAGATCAATGAGGCATTTGCATCTCAGTATGTGTACTGTTGCAAGAAGCTGGAGCTGGATGTGGAAAAGGTCAATGTTAATGGAGGAGCCATTGCTATTGGCCATCCTCTTGGTGCTACAG GAGCTCGATGTGTTGCGACATTGTTGCATGAGATGAAACGGAGAGGGAAAGACTGCCGCTTTGGAGTGATTTCAATGTGCATAGGCACTGGTATGGGAGCTGCAGCTGTGTTTGAGAGAGGAGACTCTGTTGATGACCTGTCCAATGCCCGTGTGGTGGCTAATGGGAGCGGTCATTAG
- the LOC103854566 gene encoding sm-like protein LSM5, which produces MASNNPSQLLPSELIDRCIGSKIRVIMKGDKELVGVLKGFDVYVNMVLEDVTEYEITAEGSRVTKLDQILLNGNNIAILVPGGAPEDVE; this is translated from the exons ATGGCGAGCAACAACCCTTCGCAGCTTCTTCCATCAG AGCTAATCGACAGGTGCATAGGGTCGAAGATAAGGGTGATAATGAAAGGAGACAAGGAGCTCGTAGGTGTTCTTAAAGGCTTCGACGTTTACGTTAACATGGTCCTTGAAGATGTCACCGAGTA TGAGATTACAGCTGAAGGAAGTCGTGTCACAAAGCTTGATCAGATTCTCCTCAACGGCAACAACATCGCCATT TTGGTGCCTGGTGGAGCTCCAGAAGACGTAGAGTGA